From Fibrobacter sp. UWR2, the proteins below share one genomic window:
- a CDS encoding glycoside hydrolase family 2 protein, giving the protein MNKIMSLDGDWQMKWDTEDSGISNRWYATYPEDTETVSVPHIWERSFEKLLMSQDCAFYFKRFTIEDEKQVTKRIFLRFERIATHATIWLNGKLLGDHFGSYTPFILETQKAIKLGEENVLCIRVANMGAANSRIDFGRETKEGANDRYAHPSEVPVGLPWTQYPFGGIFGHVDLILGNAAFISDLHVEPDMDQERVTLEIAFNNPRGFSTRLRILMRNPNGDVYEWFKDNPKLDKENTTYRLVLGIKDFNRSKCVWSPEKPNMFAVEVQMEIKSGKGKAPEYAFPVVRTFGFRKFDCIKGDFYLNDSILKLQGVSYNQQWSEGGLWTTNNPNLKKDLLAVKAAGFNAIRSCGAPLSNEALDICDEIGLLVFQEFPIHTMRSTTTGLDYAKNLINDIVKEQHNHPCIAAWVLGSENGTFMLQNGNKLLNAISPVDMTRPTISNLDSIYIDNEGNFRKDTGKLLPVSVDRISQFASLSVRPRMTPNAAYTHYLAHCFNKDEEELMVPDSGFGDSHFQDGEDSSATDVSNKMLVTIKNHTLLPNSATNIKGPRGVKNQKAVKNTYKAIETFVKESGLSVWDSVASFIECSRNIATKSKLDQITAFQSNPQISGFFLEQWADFGTDFCGICDENRKSKGLEEFCKEITTPSRVLISELEHVVAPQSEVSFQLTLLNNGRLENVSVDVSLIDASGKELNKQEMVPEETTGKTSLTQLGICTLMAPRNTGKFQIRITLKDNGKEVHSSTEDLIVMESADVKSAMEKVCFLDNSEESSDALAALTGPEKIIFTANLSSWPDEILNKIVDVTKNGGKTLLLSDMTPEDIDFMNQSHNFDCTVEANWSTGANGISLHYLPKDSALLPVFGGASVLDHNAAAVMPGLSLNELPGATVFARSVSIKDGDVKTGVDMQMIPFGKGKIMFNQFSVFEGLETNALADALFTAIVNLL; this is encoded by the coding sequence ATGAATAAGATTATGAGCCTTGACGGCGACTGGCAGATGAAGTGGGACACTGAAGATTCCGGCATTTCCAACCGCTGGTACGCCACCTACCCCGAAGACACGGAAACAGTATCCGTTCCGCATATCTGGGAAAGGTCGTTTGAAAAGCTCCTGATGTCGCAAGACTGCGCGTTCTATTTTAAGCGTTTTACCATCGAAGACGAAAAACAGGTCACAAAGCGCATTTTCCTCCGTTTTGAACGTATCGCCACGCACGCCACCATCTGGCTTAACGGCAAGCTGCTCGGCGACCATTTTGGCTCCTACACCCCGTTTATCCTCGAGACCCAGAAGGCCATCAAGCTCGGCGAAGAGAACGTGCTCTGCATCCGCGTGGCCAACATGGGTGCCGCCAACAGCCGTATCGACTTCGGGCGCGAAACCAAGGAAGGCGCCAACGACCGCTACGCCCACCCGAGCGAAGTGCCGGTCGGCCTGCCTTGGACGCAGTACCCGTTCGGAGGCATTTTCGGCCATGTCGACCTGATTCTCGGCAATGCCGCCTTCATTTCGGACCTGCACGTGGAACCCGACATGGACCAGGAACGCGTGACGCTCGAAATCGCGTTCAACAACCCCCGCGGTTTCAGCACCCGCCTGCGCATCCTCATGCGTAACCCGAACGGCGACGTGTACGAATGGTTCAAGGACAATCCGAAACTCGACAAGGAAAACACGACCTACCGCCTGGTGCTCGGCATCAAGGACTTCAACCGTAGCAAGTGCGTGTGGAGCCCCGAAAAGCCCAATATGTTTGCCGTCGAAGTCCAGATGGAAATCAAGTCCGGCAAGGGCAAAGCCCCCGAATACGCATTCCCCGTAGTGCGCACATTCGGCTTCCGCAAGTTCGACTGCATCAAGGGCGACTTCTACCTGAACGACTCCATCCTCAAACTCCAGGGCGTAAGCTATAACCAGCAGTGGAGCGAGGGCGGCCTCTGGACAACGAACAACCCGAACCTCAAGAAGGACCTCCTCGCCGTGAAGGCTGCAGGCTTCAACGCCATCCGCAGCTGTGGCGCACCCCTGAGTAACGAGGCTCTCGACATCTGTGACGAAATTGGCCTGCTTGTTTTCCAGGAATTCCCCATCCACACGATGCGTTCCACGACAACCGGTCTAGACTACGCGAAGAACCTCATCAACGATATCGTCAAGGAACAGCACAACCATCCATGTATCGCGGCCTGGGTGCTCGGTTCCGAGAACGGCACGTTTATGCTCCAGAACGGCAACAAGCTCCTGAACGCCATCAGCCCTGTCGACATGACGCGCCCGACTATCAGCAACCTCGATAGTATCTATATCGACAACGAAGGCAACTTCCGCAAGGATACGGGCAAGCTCCTCCCCGTCTCCGTCGACCGCATTTCGCAGTTCGCCTCGCTCTCGGTTCGCCCGAGGATGACCCCGAACGCCGCCTACACGCACTACCTCGCCCACTGCTTCAACAAGGACGAGGAAGAACTGATGGTGCCCGATTCCGGTTTCGGCGACAGCCACTTCCAGGACGGCGAAGACAGCTCCGCGACCGACGTCAGCAACAAGATGCTGGTGACCATCAAGAACCACACCCTGCTCCCGAACTCCGCGACCAACATCAAGGGACCGCGCGGCGTCAAGAACCAGAAGGCCGTCAAGAACACGTACAAGGCCATCGAAACCTTCGTCAAGGAATCCGGCCTTTCCGTGTGGGACTCCGTCGCCTCGTTCATCGAATGCTCCCGCAACATTGCAACAAAGAGCAAGCTCGACCAGATTACCGCCTTCCAGAGTAACCCGCAGATTTCCGGGTTCTTCCTGGAACAGTGGGCGGACTTCGGCACCGACTTCTGCGGCATCTGCGACGAGAACCGCAAGAGCAAGGGCCTCGAGGAATTCTGCAAGGAAATCACGACCCCGAGCCGCGTGCTTATCAGCGAACTTGAACACGTGGTCGCCCCGCAGAGCGAAGTCAGTTTCCAGCTCACGCTCCTCAACAACGGCCGTCTCGAAAACGTTTCTGTCGACGTTAGCCTCATTGATGCAAGCGGAAAAGAACTCAACAAGCAGGAAATGGTCCCCGAGGAGACCACCGGCAAGACAAGCCTTACGCAGCTCGGCATCTGCACGCTCATGGCCCCGCGCAACACGGGCAAGTTCCAGATCCGTATCACCCTCAAGGACAACGGCAAGGAAGTCCATTCCTCTACCGAAGACCTGATCGTGATGGAAAGCGCCGACGTGAAGAGCGCTATGGAAAAGGTCTGCTTCCTCGACAACAGCGAAGAATCCAGCGACGCACTTGCAGCTCTCACCGGACCGGAGAAGATTATCTTTACGGCCAACCTGAGTTCCTGGCCCGACGAAATCCTCAACAAGATTGTCGACGTCACGAAGAATGGCGGCAAGACACTCCTGCTTTCGGACATGACGCCCGAAGACATCGACTTCATGAACCAGAGCCACAACTTCGACTGCACGGTCGAAGCAAACTGGAGCACCGGTGCAAACGGCATCAGCCTGCACTACCTCCCGAAGGATTCGGCGCTCCTGCCGGTGTTCGGCGGCGCAAGCGTGCTCGACCACAATGCGGCCGCAGTGATGCCAGGGCTCTCCCTGAATGAACTGCCGGGCGCAACCGTGTTCGCCCGCTCCGTGAGCATCAAGGACGGCGATGTGAAGACCGGCGTGGACATGCAGATGATCCCGTTCGGCAAGGGCAAGATCATGTTCAACCAGTTCAGCGTGTTCGAAGGCCTCGAAACGAACGCCCTCGCCGACGCGCTGTTCACCGCCATCGTGAACCTGCTCTAA
- the rplU gene encoding 50S ribosomal protein L21, whose amino-acid sequence MYSIVETGGFQYKVELGKAYKVPTIDAAVGSELELKSVLLFSGKEVQVGTPVLNDASVKVEVLAHGKYDTVIVFKKKRRTRYERRNGHRQGYTEVLVTELRSGAESAKVDSKVIERNRARVAALAKQKEQNKPLTRKEKIAQGIAKPAKVKKNSLRKAKEA is encoded by the coding sequence ATGTATTCTATTGTTGAAACAGGTGGTTTCCAGTATAAAGTCGAGCTGGGCAAGGCCTACAAGGTCCCCACGATTGACGCCGCTGTTGGTTCCGAACTGGAGCTCAAGTCCGTTCTTCTTTTCTCCGGAAAAGAAGTGCAAGTCGGCACCCCTGTCCTGAATGACGCCTCCGTGAAGGTCGAAGTTCTTGCCCACGGCAAGTACGACACCGTCATCGTGTTCAAGAAGAAGCGTCGTACCCGTTACGAACGTCGTAACGGTCATCGTCAGGGCTATACCGAGGTGCTGGTTACGGAACTTCGCTCCGGCGCAGAATCCGCAAAGGTCGATTCCAAGGTTATCGAACGCAACCGCGCTCGCGTGGCTGCCCTTGCCAAGCAGAAGGAGCAGAACAAGCCCCTTACCCGCAAGGAAAAGATTGCCCAGGGCATCGCCAAGCCGGCCAAGGTCAAGAAGAACTCTCTCCGCAAGGCTAAGGAGGCTTAA
- the rpmA gene encoding 50S ribosomal protein L27: MAHKKGQGSVRNGRDSNAKYLGVKKYAGEVVKAGNIIVRQRGSHFHKGTNVGMGKDFTLFSLVDGVVKFEHVDAKRQKVSVYPEEAN, encoded by the coding sequence ATGGCACATAAGAAAGGTCAAGGTTCCGTACGTAACGGCCGCGATAGCAACGCCAAGTATCTTGGTGTTAAGAAGTACGCAGGCGAAGTCGTCAAGGCTGGCAACATCATCGTTCGTCAGCGTGGTTCCCACTTCCACAAGGGCACCAACGTCGGCATGGGCAAGGATTTCACCTTGTTCTCCCTCGTTGATGGCGTCGTGAAGTTCGAACACGTCGATGCGAAGCGCCAGAAGGTCTCCGTTTACCCGGAAGAAGCCAACTAA
- the lgt gene encoding prolipoprotein diacylglyceryl transferase yields the protein MEPTWWNLIPTYFDGIAFTIPILNFQVHWYGMMYIFAFFTAYFTMWKINSKEKLGYTKEQFDNLFVWAIAGILIGARLGYVFFYKPGYYFANPTEIILPLTHDALGWHFTGIAGMSYHGGMILGTIFAIIGMKRNKMDVWKTLNLCFLAAPLAYTWGRYGNFINGELFGEVTTSGIGMYFPMAHDSPVTNPILHHPSQLYEMLFEGVILFALLYNLRRIPLLRDKMPCLYLMGYGIFRFFIEFFRRPDAHLGRVDLFGMSRGQTLCSLMILAGIVWFAVIIYREKKARKNAA from the coding sequence ATGGAACCGACCTGGTGGAACCTGATACCGACTTACTTTGACGGAATAGCATTCACTATACCTATCCTGAACTTCCAAGTCCACTGGTACGGCATGATGTATATCTTTGCCTTCTTTACCGCCTACTTCACCATGTGGAAAATCAACTCGAAGGAGAAACTCGGGTATACGAAGGAGCAGTTCGACAACCTTTTCGTATGGGCCATCGCAGGAATCCTCATCGGGGCGCGTCTCGGGTACGTATTCTTCTACAAGCCGGGCTACTACTTCGCGAACCCGACGGAAATAATCCTCCCCCTCACGCACGATGCACTTGGCTGGCACTTCACGGGAATTGCAGGCATGAGCTACCATGGCGGCATGATTCTCGGTACAATTTTTGCCATCATCGGGATGAAGCGCAACAAGATGGACGTGTGGAAGACGCTCAACCTCTGCTTCCTCGCCGCCCCGCTCGCCTATACCTGGGGCCGTTACGGCAACTTCATCAACGGGGAACTCTTCGGCGAGGTGACCACGAGCGGAATCGGCATGTATTTCCCGATGGCGCACGACAGTCCGGTTACAAACCCGATTCTGCACCACCCGAGCCAGCTCTACGAAATGCTCTTCGAGGGGGTCATCCTGTTCGCCCTCCTCTATAACTTGCGCCGCATTCCTCTTCTGCGCGACAAGATGCCCTGCCTCTACCTGATGGGCTACGGCATATTCCGCTTCTTCATCGAGTTCTTCCGCAGGCCCGATGCCCACCTTGGCCGTGTCGACCTTTTCGGCATGAGCCGCGGCCAGACCCTCTGCAGCCTCATGATCCTTGCCGGAATCGTGTGGTTTGCCGTGATTATCTATAGGGAAAAGAAGGCCCGCAAAAACGCGGCATAA
- a CDS encoding penicillin-binding transpeptidase domain-containing protein, producing the protein MKYYYDPQNRLPYKKRLRNRCIAIAIFVAACALIGSCIFKSGEKATKPTGFVVNGNDPTATSKEWIKDTLRVDSSIIDSLKEAHRAIKVRDTLTESAAKSLFFGEAKASMEAATEAAPKEIDSASADTAAKSIPENDPVDSVHIKAQKDVFLAEKIDNMLRRFRPMHSAILVVEPKSNEIIAWGETKDYKVQNSPDYFVKGSFPAASLAKTITIAAAMESNRYSLNSPIPDRGAHHTLYKNQLRVPENYSGPTIELQDAYAKSANPPLAIIGMNTGAKRLREAARNLGYNMNFPGGIPGRSVYNPPDSGYGLAEASCGFTEATTLTPLLAAAQVRSILMKQPLEIPWAKDVPGYAPKSRIALDVGKFSENTYYGLRQAMIRSVTNGTARKHISTRNMARKNFNALNIGGKTGSLDGQDPYGRYEWFMGFAQSKDDPSKSIIVVIMQVHDLQGYRSQPACQVAAMIMNYWAHQTLWPKK; encoded by the coding sequence ATGAAATATTACTACGACCCCCAGAACCGACTCCCCTACAAGAAGAGATTACGTAACCGCTGTATTGCTATCGCCATTTTTGTTGCAGCCTGCGCCCTGATTGGTTCGTGCATATTCAAGAGCGGCGAAAAGGCGACGAAACCGACAGGATTCGTCGTAAACGGCAATGATCCTACGGCGACATCCAAAGAATGGATCAAGGACACACTCCGTGTGGATTCTTCCATCATCGATTCGCTCAAGGAAGCGCACCGAGCAATCAAGGTGAGGGATACATTAACCGAGTCCGCAGCAAAGAGCCTTTTTTTCGGCGAAGCCAAGGCATCAATGGAAGCCGCCACTGAAGCAGCACCGAAAGAAATCGATTCCGCATCCGCAGATACCGCAGCAAAATCAATTCCTGAAAACGACCCCGTAGATTCCGTACATATCAAGGCCCAGAAGGACGTGTTCCTCGCCGAGAAAATCGACAACATGCTCCGCCGTTTCAGGCCCATGCACAGCGCCATCCTGGTCGTAGAACCCAAGAGCAACGAGATTATCGCCTGGGGCGAGACGAAGGATTACAAGGTGCAGAACAGCCCCGACTATTTCGTGAAGGGGTCGTTCCCCGCGGCCTCGCTCGCAAAAACCATCACGATTGCCGCCGCCATGGAAAGCAACCGCTACTCGCTCAACTCCCCCATTCCGGACAGGGGCGCACACCATACGCTGTACAAGAACCAGCTGCGCGTGCCCGAAAACTACAGCGGGCCGACAATCGAACTGCAAGACGCCTACGCGAAGTCCGCAAACCCGCCGCTTGCCATCATCGGGATGAATACCGGTGCAAAGCGCCTCCGCGAGGCCGCAAGGAACCTTGGTTACAACATGAACTTCCCGGGCGGAATTCCAGGACGCTCCGTCTACAACCCGCCCGACAGCGGTTACGGGCTTGCCGAAGCGAGCTGCGGATTTACCGAAGCAACGACCCTCACGCCGCTCCTTGCCGCAGCGCAGGTACGTTCCATCTTGATGAAGCAACCGCTTGAAATCCCGTGGGCTAAGGACGTGCCCGGTTACGCCCCGAAATCGCGTATCGCGCTCGATGTGGGCAAGTTCAGCGAGAACACGTACTACGGGCTACGCCAGGCAATGATCCGCTCCGTCACGAACGGGACCGCAAGGAAGCACATTTCGACACGCAACATGGCCCGCAAGAACTTCAACGCGCTGAACATCGGCGGAAAGACGGGTTCGCTCGACGGGCAGGATCCATACGGACGCTACGAATGGTTCATGGGGTTCGCGCAGTCGAAGGACGACCCCTCGAAATCCATCATCGTCGTCATCATGCAGGTGCATGACCTGCAAGGCTACCGCTCACAGCCCGCATGCCAGGTGGCCGCCATGATAATGAACTACTGGGCACACCAAACCCTCTGGCCAAAAAAATAA
- the orn gene encoding oligoribonuclease → MAKKKSSHNLVWMDLEMSGLDPEKDVILEVATIVTDADLNILAEGPVIAVHQNENVFESMDEWNTTHHTASGLVDRCRHSRYSTADAEQVTLDFIKPFTEKTKNVLCGNSITQDRRFMYKYMPNLSNWLCYRNIDVSSIKELTFRWYPKLEEFQKEKRHEALNDIRESIAELAYYRKTIFK, encoded by the coding sequence ATGGCAAAAAAGAAGAGTTCCCATAACCTTGTATGGATGGACCTTGAAATGTCCGGACTCGACCCTGAAAAGGACGTCATCCTGGAGGTCGCGACCATCGTCACCGACGCTGACCTGAACATCCTTGCCGAAGGGCCGGTCATCGCCGTACACCAGAACGAAAACGTTTTCGAGTCGATGGACGAATGGAATACAACGCACCATACGGCAAGCGGGCTCGTGGACCGCTGCCGCCATTCGCGGTACTCCACCGCCGACGCCGAGCAGGTGACCCTCGACTTCATCAAGCCCTTTACCGAAAAGACAAAGAACGTGCTCTGCGGGAACTCCATCACGCAAGATAGGCGATTCATGTACAAGTACATGCCGAACCTTTCGAACTGGCTCTGCTATAGGAACATCGACGTAAGTTCCATCAAGGAACTCACGTTCCGCTGGTACCCGAAACTCGAGGAATTCCAGAAGGAAAAGCGCCACGAGGCCCTGAACGATATCCGCGAGAGCATTGCCGAGCTCGCCTACTACCGCAAGACTATTTTCAAGTAA
- the fabF gene encoding beta-ketoacyl-ACP synthase II: MEEVVITGMGCVSALGNSPDILWDNLLQGKSGIAKIDRFDVSALPVQIAAAVKEFDGSEFFSNRDQSRFSKCIQYAVYSAFQALKNAGIDPKAEDPSRSGVIIGAGIGGMATYTDNAVTWGTRGPSRVSPFFIPMSITNMPAGEVSNRTGWMGPCFAVVSACATSNHSIAAAYDAIRLGRADIMLAGGTDETVNPLALAGFTNMHALSKRNDDPETSSRPFDKDRDGFVMGEGSGILVLESLSHAKKRGANILARVAAVGMSADAHHMSAPREDGEGVRLAIEMALRDAGISPNDVGYVNTHGTSTPLGDVAECSALEKVFGARDSLKVNSSKSMIGHALGAAGALEAIITVKSLQDQMIHATKNVFNQDERIHLDVCANKNVSHSFKYALSDGFGFGGQNSVLLLARD, translated from the coding sequence ATGGAAGAAGTAGTTATCACCGGTATGGGCTGTGTTTCGGCCCTTGGAAATTCCCCCGACATTCTCTGGGACAACCTTTTGCAGGGCAAGTCCGGCATTGCCAAGATTGACAGGTTTGACGTTTCTGCACTGCCTGTCCAGATTGCGGCTGCGGTCAAGGAATTTGACGGTTCCGAATTTTTCAGCAACAGAGACCAGTCCAGGTTCTCGAAGTGCATCCAGTATGCGGTCTATTCCGCCTTCCAGGCCTTGAAGAATGCGGGTATTGACCCGAAGGCCGAAGATCCCTCCCGTTCTGGCGTGATTATCGGTGCCGGTATCGGCGGTATGGCTACTTATACCGACAATGCGGTGACCTGGGGTACCCGTGGCCCGAGCCGTGTTTCGCCGTTCTTTATCCCGATGTCGATTACGAACATGCCTGCTGGCGAAGTTTCCAACCGCACTGGCTGGATGGGCCCCTGCTTCGCAGTCGTTTCTGCCTGCGCAACTTCGAACCACTCCATCGCTGCCGCTTACGACGCTATCCGTCTGGGCCGTGCCGACATCATGCTTGCCGGTGGTACCGATGAGACGGTGAACCCGCTCGCCCTGGCCGGCTTTACCAATATGCATGCCCTCTCCAAGCGTAACGATGACCCGGAAACGTCTTCCCGCCCGTTCGACAAGGACCGCGACGGATTCGTGATGGGTGAAGGTTCCGGCATCCTCGTGCTCGAGAGCCTCTCTCACGCCAAGAAGCGTGGTGCCAACATCCTGGCCCGCGTCGCTGCTGTAGGTATGAGCGCCGATGCGCACCATATGTCCGCCCCGCGTGAAGACGGCGAAGGTGTGCGTCTCGCTATCGAGATGGCACTCCGCGATGCAGGAATTTCCCCGAACGACGTTGGCTACGTGAATACCCACGGTACATCGACTCCGCTCGGTGACGTCGCTGAATGTTCCGCACTTGAAAAGGTTTTTGGTGCGCGCGACAGCCTGAAGGTGAACTCCTCCAAGAGCATGATTGGCCACGCTCTCGGTGCCGCCGGTGCCCTCGAAGCCATCATCACGGTGAAGTCCCTGCAGGACCAGATGATCCATGCGACAAAGAACGTGTTCAACCAGGACGAACGCATCCACCTGGATGTCTGCGCCAACAAGAACGTGTCGCACTCCTTCAAGTACGCCCTGTCCGACGGCTTCGGCTTCGGTGGCCAGAACAGCGTGCTCCTGCTGGCCCGCGACTAG
- a CDS encoding YfiM family protein → MKRLSTWIFLACVLAVFAGQSIAAPFDPPTWRDSTWDYRSEDSVDIKSDISWWKVGTVGGVALSSYAAAYIFVFAKGWWDNDSSHFHFENDFKYALNLDKFGHFAAGVILGESFYEGYRWAGLSEFKSYLFAGLSAMATHIAIDVKDGYSPAWGFSIFDVLSGTLGGFWPMAERYVPVFKYVDLKWSYWINSTYFYDKTTHRGDAVFTDDYVNQTFWASFKPYRLLPASVRKYYPSWLAFAAGLSIDEKAMDFHAPDKERHREVYLALDYDLEAFRPQSRMARTFIKYLNYFKLPAPAIQVYPEFNWYLLYPIKF, encoded by the coding sequence GTGAAACGTCTTTCGACATGGATATTCCTTGCTTGCGTCCTGGCTGTTTTTGCCGGGCAGTCCATTGCGGCTCCTTTTGACCCGCCGACATGGCGCGATTCCACATGGGATTACCGCAGTGAGGATTCCGTCGACATTAAATCTGATATTTCCTGGTGGAAAGTGGGGACCGTCGGTGGAGTTGCGCTTTCTTCCTATGCGGCAGCCTACATTTTTGTATTCGCAAAGGGATGGTGGGACAATGATTCGAGCCATTTCCATTTCGAGAATGATTTCAAGTATGCGCTGAATCTTGACAAGTTTGGCCATTTTGCCGCAGGCGTGATTCTCGGAGAAAGTTTTTACGAAGGTTACCGCTGGGCGGGCCTTTCCGAATTCAAGTCGTACCTTTTCGCAGGCCTCTCCGCGATGGCAACGCATATCGCCATCGACGTGAAGGACGGCTATTCGCCTGCCTGGGGATTCAGCATTTTCGATGTGCTTTCGGGAACCCTGGGTGGATTTTGGCCGATGGCCGAGCGCTACGTTCCCGTGTTCAAGTATGTAGACCTCAAGTGGAGTTACTGGATAAATTCAACATATTTTTACGACAAGACAACTCATCGTGGCGATGCCGTCTTTACCGACGACTATGTGAACCAGACTTTCTGGGCGTCCTTCAAGCCGTACCGCTTGCTGCCCGCTAGTGTGCGGAAGTATTACCCGAGCTGGCTTGCGTTTGCCGCAGGCTTGAGCATTGACGAAAAGGCGATGGACTTCCATGCACCAGACAAGGAAAGGCATCGCGAAGTCTACCTGGCGCTTGACTACGACTTGGAAGCGTTCCGCCCGCAGAGCCGTATGGCGCGTACGTTTATCAAGTACCTGAACTACTTTAAACTTCCGGCCCCGGCAATACAGGTTTATCCGGAATTTAACTGGTACCTGCTTTACCCGATAAAGTTCTAG
- a CDS encoding fibrobacter succinogenes major paralogous domain-containing protein, translated as MKKILIAGCLLATCVLALPQTGTFRDSRDGKTYRTVVIGSRTWLAENLAYNVDGSACYADKPENCKKYGRLYTFEAANKACPAGWHLPENDEWKRFRTFIEDSDGKEAAWMSLKSRDKWDGSDRYGFDVVPAGKATDEYLELGVSAHFWSSTAEDGDAYGWHLAPPGDFAVEFDVSSNMYSVRCLKNY; from the coding sequence ATGAAGAAGATTCTCATTGCCGGTTGCCTGCTTGCAACATGCGTTCTTGCGCTCCCGCAGACGGGTACGTTCCGCGACAGCCGCGACGGCAAGACCTACAGGACGGTCGTTATCGGAAGCCGCACGTGGCTTGCGGAGAACCTTGCCTACAATGTGGATGGCAGCGCGTGCTATGCGGATAAGCCTGAGAACTGCAAGAAGTATGGCCGTCTCTACACGTTCGAGGCGGCAAACAAGGCGTGCCCTGCGGGCTGGCACCTGCCCGAGAACGACGAATGGAAACGCTTCCGCACGTTTATCGAGGACAGTGACGGCAAGGAGGCTGCCTGGATGAGCCTAAAGTCCCGCGACAAGTGGGATGGCAGCGACCGTTACGGGTTCGATGTCGTGCCTGCGGGCAAGGCGACCGACGAATACCTGGAACTGGGTGTTTCCGCGCATTTCTGGAGTTCCACGGCCGAGGACGGCGATGCCTATGGCTGGCACCTGGCCCCTCCGGGCGATTTTGCGGTGGAATTCGACGTGAGCAGCAACATGTATTCCGTGCGCTGCCTCAAGAATTACTAG
- a CDS encoding phosphatidylglycerophosphatase A, producing the protein MNKEELKEKYGKKRVPHEWRKTDWLTTLVVTFFGSGMSPKAPGTMGSLAAAIVAYPMTVLACKLFEFESYIFVGSEIFGLFINFFFLAAALVVFFAAIPFVNKAMKDTGTEDPGWIVIDEVCGVFMALAFIPCSLIDEYPVYLAIAFGLFRFFDILKPLGIHKIEKLPGAWGVMADDLLGGLYAAIVLWLGTMIAFLFSF; encoded by the coding sequence ATGAACAAGGAAGAACTGAAAGAGAAATACGGGAAGAAGCGCGTACCCCATGAATGGCGCAAGACGGACTGGCTTACCACGCTTGTCGTGACGTTCTTCGGCTCGGGAATGAGCCCGAAGGCCCCCGGCACCATGGGAAGCCTTGCCGCAGCGATTGTCGCCTACCCCATGACAGTTCTAGCCTGCAAACTGTTCGAATTCGAATCCTACATATTCGTCGGTAGCGAAATTTTTGGTCTGTTCATAAACTTCTTTTTCCTGGCCGCCGCCCTTGTTGTGTTCTTTGCCGCAATTCCATTCGTAAATAAGGCGATGAAGGATACCGGCACCGAAGACCCGGGCTGGATTGTCATCGACGAAGTCTGTGGCGTCTTTATGGCACTGGCTTTCATACCCTGTAGTTTAATTGACGAATACCCTGTCTACCTGGCCATTGCTTTCGGGCTGTTCCGCTTCTTCGATATCCTGAAACCGCTCGGAATACACAAGATCGAAAAACTCCCGGGAGCATGGGGCGTGATGGCTGACGACCTTCTCGGCGGTCTCTATGCGGCAATCGTGCTCTGGCTCGGGACCATGATTGCCTTTCTCTTCAGTTTCTAG